A region from the Flexibacter flexilis DSM 6793 genome encodes:
- the floA gene encoding flotillin-like protein FloA (flotillin-like protein involved in membrane lipid rafts): MEFLVFFFGGIILFFIFLYFIPVNLWITAMFSGVSVGLFDLVFMRIRKVPPSLIVQSLITSTKAGLNISAAELETHYLAGGHVQSVIKALISADKANINLSFKQAAAIDLAGRDVFEAVQISVNPRVINTPNVAAVAQDGIQLVTKARVTVRVNIAQLVGGAGEETILARVGEGIVTSIGSSQSHKEVLENPDKISKLVLHKGLDAGTAYEILSIDIADIDVGANIGAKLQIDQANADLKVAEAKAEERRAMAVAMEQEMKAKTQEARSRVIEAEAEVPKALAEAFRSGNLGIMDYYRMQNMQADTQMRESIANGGSDSPSPSPKQ, encoded by the coding sequence ATGGAATTTTTAGTTTTCTTTTTCGGAGGAATTATCCTCTTCTTCATTTTTTTGTATTTTATCCCTGTAAATCTTTGGATTACGGCAATGTTTTCGGGCGTAAGTGTTGGCTTGTTCGACTTGGTTTTTATGCGCATTCGTAAAGTGCCGCCAAGTCTGATTGTGCAGTCGCTCATTACGTCCACCAAAGCAGGTCTTAATATTTCGGCTGCCGAACTGGAAACGCACTATTTGGCAGGCGGCCACGTGCAATCGGTTATCAAGGCCCTTATTTCTGCCGACAAAGCCAATATCAATTTGTCGTTTAAGCAAGCGGCAGCCATTGACTTGGCGGGTCGTGACGTGTTCGAGGCCGTGCAAATCTCTGTAAATCCGCGTGTTATCAATACGCCAAACGTGGCAGCTGTGGCGCAAGACGGTATTCAGTTAGTAACCAAAGCACGCGTAACGGTTCGCGTAAACATTGCGCAGTTGGTGGGCGGTGCTGGTGAAGAAACCATTTTGGCGCGTGTGGGCGAAGGTATCGTTACGTCGATTGGCTCGTCGCAATCGCACAAAGAAGTGTTAGAAAATCCTGACAAAATATCTAAACTCGTGTTACACAAGGGTTTGGACGCTGGTACGGCTTATGAAATTCTTTCTATTGACATTGCCGATATCGACGTAGGGGCAAACATTGGGGCAAAATTGCAAATCGACCAAGCCAACGCCGATTTGAAAGTAGCCGAAGCCAAAGCCGAAGAACGCCGCGCGATGGCCGTAGCCATGGAACAAGAAATGAAAGCCAAAACGCAAGAAGCTCGTTCGCGCGTGATAGAAGCCGAAGCCGAAGTTCCTAAAGCGTTGGCCGAAGCCTTCCGCAGTGGCAATTTGGGCATTATGGATTATTATCGTATGCAAAATATGCAAGCAGATACGCAAATGCGTGAGTCTATCGCCAACGGTGGTTCAGATTCGCCTTCGCCTTCTCCAAAACAATAA
- a CDS encoding CHASE2 domain-containing protein — translation MKRTYWTDTIFCTLFVFVFLGITYWFTGIFDVLKPLSQALKDFEMTDLIYARRVAADGSTYNLQDDHAAADTNIVLVNIGTLNREGIAAEVEVINAQKPRLIAIDTVFEQATTPQADSLLAASLAQVEHLVLGVNVYQSRLTEKDSLGSYYAPLYANAKKAALGFASGARNKVTRDFYPARHVGDSLIPSFAAQMAKIAYPHAYEHLQERNNTKERINYRRTDLQYITLDVQDIFNPELAVNLKDKVVILGYMGQQLGTQSWEVKYYTPLNEKYIGKTAPDMFEAAIHANTLSMIKDSDYLNQMPQWLCVLLGIALCLLNVRLFLWVNQWFSRWYDAITKLLQFVEIALLLYIVLLVFSHFHYKIDLTLGLTALLFAGDLLEVYTSVVKNLALLLKTKIPRI, via the coding sequence ATGAAACGTACTTACTGGACTGATACCATTTTTTGCACGCTTTTTGTATTCGTATTTTTGGGAATAACCTATTGGTTTACAGGGATTTTTGACGTACTAAAGCCGCTTTCGCAAGCCCTGAAAGACTTCGAAATGACCGACCTGATTTACGCGCGACGTGTGGCGGCAGACGGCAGCACTTACAATCTGCAAGACGACCACGCCGCCGCCGATACCAACATTGTGTTGGTCAATATCGGCACGCTCAACCGCGAAGGCATCGCCGCAGAAGTGGAAGTAATCAATGCTCAAAAGCCGCGCCTTATCGCCATAGATACCGTGTTCGAGCAAGCAACTACGCCGCAAGCCGACAGCCTTTTGGCTGCTTCGTTGGCGCAAGTGGAGCATTTGGTTTTGGGCGTAAATGTCTATCAATCGCGCCTTACCGAAAAAGATTCGTTGGGTAGTTATTACGCGCCACTGTACGCCAACGCCAAAAAAGCCGCGCTGGGTTTTGCCTCTGGTGCTCGCAATAAAGTAACACGCGACTTTTATCCAGCCCGACACGTTGGCGACAGCCTGATTCCGTCTTTTGCGGCGCAAATGGCCAAAATCGCCTATCCGCACGCTTACGAGCATTTGCAGGAGCGCAACAACACCAAAGAGCGCATCAATTACAGACGAACGGATTTGCAGTACATCACGCTTGACGTACAAGATATTTTTAATCCAGAACTGGCCGTTAATCTGAAAGATAAAGTCGTGATTTTGGGCTACATGGGGCAGCAACTCGGCACGCAGTCGTGGGAAGTGAAATACTACACACCGCTCAACGAAAAGTACATCGGCAAAACTGCTCCCGATATGTTTGAGGCGGCCATACACGCCAATACGTTGTCTATGATTAAAGACAGCGATTATCTTAATCAAATGCCGCAGTGGTTGTGTGTGCTACTGGGAATTGCACTTTGTTTGCTCAATGTTAGGCTGTTTCTGTGGGTCAATCAATGGTTCTCGAGGTGGTACGATGCCATAACAAAGCTGTTACAGTTTGTTGAAATAGCTCTATTACTATACATTGTGCTGTTAGTTTTTTCGCATTTTCATTACAAAATAGACCTAACTTTAGGACTTACAGCCCTCCTCTTTGCAGGAGACTTACTGGAAGTATATACTTCTGTTGTAAAAAATTTAGCTTTGTTATTAAAAACAAAAATACCAAGAATCTAA
- a CDS encoding class I SAM-dependent methyltransferase, with amino-acid sequence MNQYDETFQTWNKIAKLYESKFMHMDLYNQTYDFFCENIPNNNAHILELGCGPGNITRYLLSQKPNWQILGTDIAPNMVALAQANNPTARFEVRDCRQISDLPQPFDGIVAGFCLPYLSETEAEKFVADACKLLKPQGVLYVSFVGGKAELSGFKTNGEGDRVYFYYHDTQQISLFLEKYGFEMLQRFAINYPLKDQNTEIHDVWVCRLKK; translated from the coding sequence ATGAATCAATACGACGAAACATTCCAGACTTGGAACAAAATAGCCAAACTCTACGAATCCAAATTTATGCACATGGACTTGTACAATCAGACGTATGATTTTTTCTGCGAAAATATCCCAAACAACAATGCCCATATTTTGGAATTGGGTTGTGGGCCAGGCAATATCACGCGCTATTTGCTTTCTCAAAAACCCAATTGGCAGATATTGGGTACGGACATTGCCCCAAACATGGTGGCTTTGGCGCAGGCCAATAATCCTACGGCGCGGTTTGAGGTGCGAGATTGTCGCCAAATCAGTGATTTGCCGCAGCCGTTTGATGGCATTGTGGCGGGATTTTGCTTGCCGTATTTGTCCGAAACGGAAGCCGAAAAGTTTGTAGCTGATGCTTGCAAACTGCTAAAGCCGCAAGGTGTTTTGTACGTGAGTTTTGTGGGTGGCAAGGCCGAACTTTCGGGGTTTAAGACCAACGGCGAAGGTGACCGCGTATATTTTTATTACCACGACACGCAGCAAATCAGCCTGTTTTTGGAAAAATATGGTTTTGAAATGCTACAACGTTTTGCCATCAATTATCCACTAAAAGACCAAAACACAGAAATTCACGACGTTTGGGTTTGCCGATTGAAAAAATAG
- a CDS encoding LytR/AlgR family response regulator transcription factor, with protein MNCMIIDDEQMSRLALKMLIEQTNFLHLHYEFESPVQAIAHLGEVDLIFLDVEMPQMTGLQFLENVDIAPQIILTTSKPEYAVNAFEHSVTDYLVKPLEYPRFLKAVLKAQQNYKASMAGAIPYNTTSDSIFIRTDARIVKISLSQITYIEALADYVTLHVGDERYIIHATMKALEKKLPASEFVRVHRSFIVNINKITAIEDFNIAIGKRVIPIGASYKDAFLKKINFL; from the coding sequence ATGAATTGCATGATTATAGACGATGAGCAGATGTCGCGGCTTGCCCTAAAAATGCTTATCGAACAAACTAATTTTTTGCATTTACATTATGAATTCGAAAGTCCCGTGCAAGCTATTGCGCATTTGGGCGAAGTGGATTTGATTTTTTTAGATGTAGAAATGCCACAGATGACAGGTTTGCAATTCCTTGAAAATGTGGATATTGCCCCACAAATTATCCTGACGACTTCCAAACCAGAATATGCCGTCAATGCGTTTGAACACAGTGTTACGGATTATTTGGTGAAACCTTTGGAGTATCCACGTTTTTTGAAGGCCGTACTCAAAGCCCAACAAAATTATAAGGCTTCGATGGCTGGTGCCATTCCTTACAACACGACTTCCGATTCTATTTTTATCCGCACGGATGCGCGTATTGTCAAGATTTCGTTGAGTCAGATTACCTACATCGAGGCGTTGGCCGACTATGTAACCTTGCACGTGGGCGACGAACGTTATATCATTCACGCCACCATGAAGGCACTGGAAAAGAAATTGCCTGCCTCTGAATTTGTGCGAGTGCATCGGTCTTTTATCGTCAATATCAACAAAATAACGGCTATTGAGGATTTTAACATTGCCATTGGTAAGCGAGTTATACCGATTGGTGCGTCGTATAAAGATGCTTTTTTGAAGAAAATTAATTTTTTATAG
- a CDS encoding cytochrome-c peroxidase gives MKKITLQFIVLVVVMASCMPDSKKSGQAAAQPSSLEADKQLLKDAQSNFQPLAATADNPENPITPAKVELGQVLYYDTRLSKTGNNSCNSCHNLATFGVDTLPTSKGDAGKFGTRNSPTVLNAAFHSIQFWDGRAKDVEEQAGMPILNPVEMAIPNQDFLVKKLKGIKEYQPLFSQAFPEDKNPVSYANIQKAIGAFERTLVTPTAFDRYLGGEMYALSTPEREGLRAFMETGCTSCHSGANLGGTMLQKFGVFADYHSIANFKTKDEGRKEVTKAEADKDMFKVPSLRNVGKTYPYFHDGSVRNLEEAVKIMAKLQLNKELSDEKAKSIVEFLHSLTGEVPESAKQVPAILKHS, from the coding sequence ATGAAAAAAATAACACTACAATTTATTGTATTAGTGGTAGTTATGGCCTCTTGTATGCCCGACTCCAAAAAGTCTGGCCAAGCCGCCGCACAACCCAGCAGCTTGGAAGCAGACAAACAGCTTCTCAAAGATGCACAAAGTAATTTTCAGCCGTTGGCCGCCACCGCCGACAATCCCGAAAACCCCATTACGCCCGCAAAAGTCGAGTTGGGACAAGTGCTTTACTACGACACGCGCCTAAGCAAAACGGGCAATAATAGTTGCAATTCGTGCCACAATCTGGCCACTTTTGGCGTGGACACGCTGCCAACTTCCAAAGGCGATGCGGGCAAATTCGGGACGCGCAACTCGCCAACCGTCCTGAATGCGGCCTTTCATTCGATTCAGTTTTGGGACGGCAGAGCCAAAGATGTAGAAGAGCAAGCAGGTATGCCGATTCTCAATCCCGTAGAAATGGCCATTCCCAACCAAGATTTTTTGGTTAAAAAACTAAAAGGCATCAAAGAATATCAGCCGCTTTTTTCGCAGGCGTTCCCCGAAGACAAAAATCCTGTTAGTTACGCAAACATACAAAAAGCAATTGGGGCATTTGAGCGCACACTCGTAACGCCGACGGCTTTTGACCGCTATTTGGGAGGCGAAATGTACGCCCTCAGCACGCCCGAACGCGAAGGCCTACGCGCTTTCATGGAAACAGGTTGTACGAGTTGCCACAGTGGGGCGAATTTGGGCGGAACGATGTTGCAAAAATTCGGTGTTTTTGCTGATTATCACAGCATTGCCAACTTCAAAACCAAAGACGAAGGCCGCAAAGAAGTAACCAAAGCCGAGGCCGACAAAGATATGTTCAAAGTGCCATCGTTGCGCAATGTCGGCAAAACTTATCCGTATTTCCATGATGGCAGCGTGCGCAACTTGGAAGAAGCCGTAAAAATTATGGCCAAATTGCAGCTTAACAAAGAGTTGAGCGACGAAAAAGCCAAGTCAATTGTAGAATTTTTGCATTCGCTTACGGGCGAAGTGCCCGAATCGGCCAAGCAAGTGCCCGCGATATTAAAACACAGCTAA
- a CDS encoding NfeD family protein: protein MLGGLITFWGLRSDAWKRFALRKQLTEKVNTHAERTLYIGAVGKAISMLRPAGNAEFDGEIFEVHTIGEMLQVGSLVKVIKIEHYKIIVEPSN, encoded by the coding sequence GTGCTCGGCGGCCTCATCACGTTTTGGGGGCTTCGTAGCGATGCTTGGAAACGGTTTGCCCTCCGCAAGCAACTCACCGAAAAAGTAAATACGCACGCCGAACGCACTTTGTACATTGGTGCGGTGGGCAAGGCTATTTCGATGTTGCGCCCTGCGGGGAATGCCGAATTTGATGGCGAAATATTTGAAGTACACACCATTGGCGAAATGCTTCAGGTGGGTTCTTTGGTCAAGGTCATCAAAATTGAACATTATAAAATAATTGTAGAACCATCTAATTAA
- a CDS encoding GSCFA domain-containing protein, with the protein MNFRTTFNIPPADFPIQYAGSLVSLGSCFADLMGQRLSNAKFDMLANPFGTIFNPISLFGLLQADAHFFEPYFVEHQGIWYNYQAHSQCAATSREALAQDLGARTEMLQRYLQKSNYLIITLGTAWVYELTAQAQTVANCHKQPTKTFGKRLLGVEEIEGAFVQCYDFLQKINPSLNIILTVSPVRHLKDTLPLNAVSKSVLRLASHYISEKHKKVSYFPVYELLTDDLRDYRFYAPDMIHPSEVAENYIWEQFTQTYCRPETMTLMQQWHEIRRDLAHRPFLPESAAHQAFLQKLLQKLERIAAHLPVKEEMEQVRRQLI; encoded by the coding sequence ATGAATTTTAGAACTACTTTTAATATTCCGCCTGCCGATTTTCCGATTCAATACGCGGGCTCGTTGGTAAGTTTGGGTTCGTGTTTTGCCGACCTGATGGGGCAGCGACTCTCCAACGCCAAATTTGATATGTTGGCCAACCCGTTCGGGACGATTTTCAATCCTATTTCTTTGTTCGGGTTGCTGCAAGCCGACGCACATTTTTTTGAGCCGTATTTTGTCGAGCATCAAGGCATTTGGTACAACTATCAGGCACATTCGCAATGCGCCGCCACCAGCCGCGAAGCGTTGGCGCAAGACCTTGGGGCGCGTACCGAAATGCTCCAGCGTTATTTGCAAAAGTCTAATTATCTGATTATTACACTCGGTACGGCTTGGGTGTACGAACTGACGGCACAAGCCCAAACCGTTGCGAATTGCCACAAACAACCTACCAAAACATTCGGAAAACGGCTGCTGGGTGTGGAAGAAATCGAAGGGGCTTTTGTGCAGTGTTATGATTTTTTGCAAAAAATAAATCCTTCTTTGAATATCATCCTGACAGTGAGTCCCGTCCGACATCTGAAAGATACGTTGCCGCTCAATGCCGTGAGCAAATCGGTGTTGCGGCTGGCCAGTCATTATATTTCCGAAAAACATAAAAAAGTAAGTTATTTTCCTGTCTATGAGTTACTTACGGATGATTTGCGGGACTATCGTTTTTACGCGCCCGACATGATACACCCTTCCGAAGTGGCCGAAAATTATATTTGGGAACAATTTACGCAAACCTATTGCCGCCCCGAAACCATGACGCTTATGCAGCAATGGCACGAAATTCGGCGCGATTTGGCGCATCGGCCATTTTTGCCTGAGTCGGCAGCGCATCAGGCTTTTTTGCAAAAACTTTTACAGAAATTAGAGCGAATAGCAGCGCATTTGCCCGTAAAAGAAGAAATGGAGCAAGTGCGCCGCCAATTGATTTAA